ATATAATAAAGTGCCTATATAATAAAGTGTTTTACATTGAAAACAAGAAGGGGTTTCCTATGCAGGTTTTGCACCTTGCCAATTGCTATCTGTTCTTTCATCAGGgcccagaaagacaaaaagaccGATACCTTTGCCTGAAGAGGTCTCCTCCCTGGAGAAGTTGTGCTTTCTCTAGATTGTCGATAGCAATTTTGCAAGTGAGATTAGCCTTCCTCCATGAGGTCTGGTTGCTGAAATCAGAAGGGTCTTACATGAGTTTCTGTCAATCAGATCAAATCAGAGCAGTTCTTCCTTCTGGCAAGGGAGTGAGGGGGAAGGCTGCCCAGGAGTGGACACCAGAGAGTCCATACCTCCCACCACTTCTACCTCTTGGTTGCCCCAACAACTGCTCCAGCTCAGGCAACAACATCTCTGGTATGGACCCTAGTGGCTGCCTCTGGGATGTTCTCTTATTGCCGTACTGTCTACAGCTGTCTCTTTCCTTCCAGGGCAGCAAGAGGGAGCAGTCTGGCCATGGCACTTCTGTGCTGACAGCCTGCAGTGGCTTCAGACTTCAAACTCGCCTTGGGAGTACGAGGCCCTGCTCTGTCAAGTTATCACTAACATTTTACTGCTCTCTGCCTTGTGCACTGGTTGGTTCCACTtcttgaagaaatggaagaaccGTGAAAAACAACCATGTCTTACTCATCCCTGGATCACCAGTACCTACCCAGAACAATAGTCTCTGGCCCATTAGCCAATCAATAGGCATTATGAGAAGTGGGAAAATCATAGAAAAGTAGTTTTcctcagtatttcttttctttttaaagttttaattttttttcttttttgagagaaagagcacatgtgaggacaagagcagggggagaggaagagggagagagagaaaatctcaagcaggctccatgctcagcacagagcctgacacagggcttgatcccagtgccctgagatcatgacctaagccaaaatcaggtgttgggtgctcaactgactgagccaaccaggccctcctaaattatttaaattccagttagataacatgcagtgtaatattagtttcaagtgtgcaatacagtgattcagcactttgGTCCtgctcagtattttttaaagatttgtcttTAGACACCCAGAACAGTCACGAATAAGACAAACACAAGGTATTAGGCAGAGCCCAGTTTCCTGGGATTTATTCTTTACTTGACCTCCCTTATGAGAGACAACTCAAATTTAGTGAACAGCTCCCTGGGGTTAGCAGTACAGCCTTTGTCGACggactataaaaatattaactgcgCCCCTCAGAGAATCAAACTCAAGAACTATAGCTCTTGGTGAGCTGGTTCACATCAACTATGCTAACCCCTGAGATATTTACAAAGTCAAACACAGGGCGCGTGAACTGGCAGGGTGTTTTTCTAAGAGCACCTCTGtgcttaaaacattaaaatgagatGTCTGCCACCAGAACAGCACTGCTATGCCATTCTACAcctgatatttaaaaagaatcGATTAAATTTTTGAACTGTTAGCAAGGGGGTTCTGCCGGGCCTTGTGACACAGACATGAGTAAACCACAGTGGCTGCCCTCAAGGGGGCTCAATTTATTGGGGAAaaagacaagcaaacaaacatcTGCTGAACAGTGTGAGAAGCACGATAACCCAGGCAAGCACAACCCGTTTTCACACACAGTTGCCTAAGTATTCATTAtcctgctttctctctatctccctgtaACTCCACATTGTGAGTGGCCATTCTCAACTTTAAAGCCATGCGAAGCCCATCTTATCTAGTGTAACCTACTATACTTTATACAAGGGGTCCTCCTGACTTAGTGTTTATAATCCGAGTATCCTTGGTGGCCAACGGAAGCAAACACCATCATGACACAAAGTATTACAACTGAGCCCGCATTTTAACACTGGTCGCCACTCACACATCCCTTCCTATTTATACTAGGCTCTACCATGCCCACATCTTTGTCAGTCTCCTCCTGTTGCTGGGTGTTATAAACACAGctgttgctcagcagggaagatGCTGGAGAATTATTCAAATTGAAGCAAAACCAGAGACAAATACAGGTCTGGCAGAGTTAGAGCAATTAACAAGTTTGAAGGGAACacccaggaggaggaggattaGCAGGGGCTTCAAAAGAGAACGACTTGCCTACCAGAGGATTGGGAAAGCTGATGGAAAGCTCAAATATTTTTGCCACAACACTTATGATTATGATACAAAAGTCAAATGTGAAGGGATGGGTACTCTTTCATGCCATCAGACAATTTTGTTGGAAAGTCCCACAACTCAATACCCAGAAATAGCACATACCTCAATTATACAAAGGTTAGCACACAGCTACAACAATAACCACCATTTAACATAgcataacattttatattttggggtattttattttttaagataaagttccatttaaaactttctaaatttTGGTCCATCTTAAGCAGGACTATCTCTGGTAGCAATTACccttaaagaaaaaagaccctGTGGTGAGTggtatgaaatgtgtaagcctgactattcacagacctgtacccctagggcaaataatgtattataagtaaataaaaattattaattaaaaaaagacccTGTATCACAAAAGCAaccattttttggttttgtcttaaaaaaaataataaaatggtaaatatgCTTTTATAAACTACACACAATGTGACCTACCAACAACCACTGCTGGCCTCTGCTTTGAGAACTATTGATCTAGAGAAGACACTCAGTCTATGTATAAATGACACAATTAACTCATTAAGCCAGGTTTGTTAGGCAAGTCCTTGTACAAGCCTCCCAGGGAGCCTGTGACCTAGCACAAGCCCCACCTACCTGAGCATCTGCTTTTTGTGATTCTCCACTTCCTGGAGCAGAACTTGTTTCTCTGACTCTTTGTCTTGCTCTTTAGCTGACTGCTCAAGCTCCTTTGGGGGAAAAGAGggctatattaaaataattttaaaagccaacATAAAAAGCAAAGAGCACTTCTCTTTCTAGGTGGTTATACAACAGCACTTGAAAACCCTTCTAAAAGAGAACACttagaggggtgcttgggtggctcagttgttaagtgtctgcctttggcttaggtcatgatcccagagtcctgagattgagccccaggaagcctgcttgagccaagcaggaagcctgtttctccctccccactcccactgcttgtattccctctcttgctgtgtgtctatcaaataaataaataaaatcttaaaaaaaaaaaaaataaagagagaacacTTAGGAATGCCAGGTAACAGAACAAACATCCTTATAAGTATATAGCCGACTTGCAAGAAAGTGAGGATAATCCTCAGGACctcagggagagaagggaactAAGAGCCAGAGCGCTCAACCTGTGAGCTATGCATAGCTGCCCTGGAATGAGAGATTCACTCCTATAATCTAGGGCATACCTGGaatgaaaagggaataaaaagttaGTAAATAGGAGCCCCCTGGTCCCACTTGGAGATAACATGGAAATATCAAACTGCTACATGTCTAAATGCTCACTCTCAAACCCTGTAGCTCTTTCATTATCGACTAGTAACAAACAATTTGAAGGTTCACTGTGTGCCcatatttacacacatacattcatatatataaaacgTGAAAATAACagcctttcaaaaataaaaaattaaatgattaaatcaGTGCTAGAGTGAAGGCAAAAAGATCAGCTAGGTTCAGTGATACTGCTAAAATTCTTAAGTAAactcttatgaaagaaactgCTTATTTTCACAATTGCCCTGCAAATCCCTTAAAAAGGCAACGCACCGAACCCAGACATACTATTTCTGAATGGCCAGTTTTTCTTCCAGGTTTGAAACAGATTGTCCTCTGTTGAACAATGGAAGTTGTTAGGAGCATCTGGGGCCATGTCACAGGAAAATCACAAGTCTTTAAATTCCAGCACCACAAGCCGTGagaccaggtgccccaaggcccaCTTAGGAATGGGCAGATCCATGCACCCATCTTATTCTCACTAGGGCACAGCAGCAGAAACAGGCTATGCAAATGGGTACTTCTCACTGCAGTGGTTTTTGAGAGCACATATACCTTAGCTGGATTCAGGAATGCTGTATGTGCATATGAAGTGACTGCACACCTTagaaacaggaaggaagaggCTAGGCAAAGCACAGGATTAAAAAACCCCAGTGAACACTGACGATGCATTCAAAAGTTCCTTACTTTTACCTGGAGAACACGGTAGTACAGTTACTCGCACTGTCAAAACGTTTACTAAAGAACCTGGACAGCTCTCAAGCAGAGGTTACTGCCAGGATGGGGCCTCCTCATTGTTCCCCAATCTCCCCACATCTCAGCTCTGCAGCTACTCACCTGTATTCTGTGCCGCAATTGCTGAAACTTCTCTTTTACTTTAGTATTCAGTTCGGTAAGTGCACTTAATGGTCCTGAACAATCTCGAATATCCTAGGAGACATTGAAGAGGTGAGGGTGGCCTTTCTCgaggcaaaaaaatgaaatgataccaTCTGTACAGTGAGAGTTGGCTTAGACCACAACTAAGGCTGGCCTACTGACTATAAATCATCCTGATCTTTGTGGCTTACCTCTGCAACACAAGCAAAACCATTATCATTTACATTTCTCTCTTAGctctttaaattaattttgagcAGGCAAtataaaagcataaaaagaaaCTGACTGTCTAGACTTGTTAGTTCCTAAAGTCTAACAAAATGCCGCCCGGTCAGTATAAAAAGGCTTAAAGCAGCTTGTATGTCCAAAAAGAATGGACATCCGAAGGTGATACTTAAAACTTTAGAtctttcctgggtgcctgggtggctcagtgggttaagccgctgccttcggctcaggtcatgatctcagggtcctgggatcgagccccgcatcgggttctctgctcagcagggagcctgcttccctctctctctctgcctgcctctccatctacttgtgatttctctctgtaaataaataaataaaatctttggggcgcctgggtggctcagtgggttaagtgggttaagccgctgccttcggctaaggtcatgatctcagggtcctgggatcgagtcccgcatcgggctctctgctcagcagggatcctgcttcctcctctctctctctgcctgcctctctgcctacttgtgatctctctctgtcaaataaataaataaaatctttaaaataaataaataaataaataaataaaatctttaaaaaaaaaaaaacaactttagatCTTTCCAACTTGAAAATCAGGATGCTCAATTCATGGCATCATCGAACAAGGTTAACTTCAACCTGATTTTACAAACCATCTATTATAAATGAAACTGTTTAGAGCCATATTCAAGGGTAGACTTAGAATTTGTTTCTGGACATTCAAAATTACTGGCGTCAGGTTTTAAAGCAGGCCTTAGACCCAGAGTATGTGAATTCAAATTCTGGCTGTAGCAACTTTTTGGCTGTGTAACAAAAAGTCACTTgagttctctctgcctcagtttcctcatcacaTTGCCCACCACACAGACATCTAATAAGATGAGTCTTATTAGAGAGTACAGAAGGGGACTAAAGCAGCTTAGATTATGTGAAAAGACAATTTTATTGGTATGAatcctaaatttatttttctagattcATCCCAGAAGTTCTGCAGTGTGTATGGAGAAGTGAAGTTGAAGAAGACGTTTAAATGTTTGCCTCAAGTTTCCTCACTTATTCTCTGGCTTAGTCGTTAAATCACACACCCTTGCACCACCATAAGGTTTATTCTGCATCTGGTTTCCATGGAGAGTCCTACTGTCCTTCACTTTTTGCCACAGCTAGTTGCAAATTAAGTCTACATTTAATGTTTagtaacatttgttgaaaagggaAATGCCTAAAATCAAGGTTTAAAACTCCCAGTTTCTTTCTGCTAAATTCTAGGAACCATTTCTACATTCCTAACTCTTGCCTGTGCCAACTGGTTACTGCTCTGCTGCCTTCTACCCTTAAATGGCTTAAGGCAAAGCATCGCAATCACCCCATCTGTTCAACAAAGTTGTAGATACTCCCTAAGTCCCTTCTCTAGGCTGACTTTCCCCGTCCGGTCGCAGTCTTGCCACCCTCTGCCTTCTGATTCAGGCCTTCGCATTTTATCCGATTTCCTCATTTACAAAGTTCATTTCATCGGGTGCCTCCCGTGTCAGGCAGCCTTTGGTACCACGGGACACCACACCCTGACCAGCTGGCCAGGAGGGGGTGAGGCTAATGGCTCCCAGGACGCCACCAAATGGTGGGGAAGTTGGCGTCAGAAGGCGGGGCCTACCAGGGTGGCTAGTATGTTGTGCGGTGGTCCCCGCAGAGAAGTGTGTGAGGGGGCGGCCAATGGGGCCACAAAGGGGAAGCCTGGTCAGGGGCCGGGGAACATGGGACTGTGCAGACAGGGCGAGGCAACAGCAAGTGAAGGGAGGATCAGGGCCAACGGTCAAGGAAACGGGACCAAAGGGGCACCACAAGGAGGCAGCCGGCCATGGGGCGGGATCAACGACCTCAGAGAATTGACCAAGTGGTTAAAGCTCGGGAGGGAGACCACCGAGTTCATAGGAGGCCACTGGAGCCTGGGTTTAGGGAAGCTGGAGCCCGGCAGGGGTCTCGGGAATTAGTACCTGGATAAGCGCCTTCACCTCCAGGTCGAATTTGACAATCTCTTGGTTACAGATACGGACGTGGACATCTTGCGGGGCCGCCATGTTGAGGACGCCAGCGACGGGCAGCGGCGGTGCCCAAATTTATGCGCGTTTCGCGTCGCGTTCCTTCTGCGTGCGGTCTTTCAGCAGCGCCCTCTAGAGACCGGCCTGAGGCAAGCGAGGGTCCAGGCGGTAAGTCCTGGGGATTTTTCGTGAAAACTCGGGATGGATTCAGCTTGGCCTCTTGGCGTGGTCCTAGGAAAAcggagaagaagagagggagtaTCAAGGACGTTTTAACAGTGGCTTTTCCCCATCCTCTATCTAAGAGCCATTCTAATGACTCCATATTTTTTgcataatggggaaaaaaaaagactggaaggaaagtATCAATTGGGATGTCTCTGGAAGGAGGAGTTaacaattttttatatttctttaaattttcttgtattttccatATGTTATACAGTGAATATAAATTGTGgagggaatgaaaaaaatgaaaaatggtattACTACTTCTAATGTATGGAATTCAAGGCAGGTCTCTTAGAGCACCCCTGCCAGTTCAATACTCGGTCCAAGGGTTCTAAAATCACAACTGATCAAGCCACTTCCCTGCCTATAACTCTTTTATGGCTCCTGGCAGTTTCCTTTTGTGTACAGGTGGATTTATTAAATCTACGTCGCTGGAGTAGTTTTGATGGAAATAATTAAGAGCAGACCCTCAACAAATGGTGGctcttttgtttcagttttattattaaattgtcCAAGTTTCTTAGCTGGTCTTCAAGGCCGTGAGCTACCTCAGCCCATCCCTCTCCTGGATTCCTCAAGCTCTTTTTGGATCTGTAGCTTTGGAATGTGCTGTTCCCTTTCCTTAGAAGGCTCCCCCCCTCTCGTTCCTACCCCATGTACTTTTTTGTTCACATCAGCAAGCATAAATTATGAAGACCTGAATGCCTAGCTGTGTATTTCTCTTAATCCTTCAGCCACAGCTGAAATAGGCAATGCCCCAGTTTTACAGCTCAGTAGATGGACGAAGAGTCGATCACAGCAAAACCAAAACTGAACACCTGTGTCCCATGGTTACCTAACTTGAACGTGGAGGAGCTTTCATTGAAAGCCATGTCTTCCCTCAAAAACCAAATATGACCCCTTGGGTAGTGTTGTACACATGGGGCTATGTAGCTTGCCCATCTGTTTCTCCATTGTTCCACATGGCCCCTTAAGGTGTTCATCATCCCACTGCACCTAACATGCAGGGTATTGCAGGCTTGGGAGTCAACCCTGCTTGACTTCTGCTGGACGACCCACTtcacatctctgtgcctcagaatCCTCCGGACGCTAACTGGTGGTAATCACAGGGTTGTCTGGAGGATTAAATAAAGTAGTACATGAAGAGCGCCAAGCATAGTGCAGCAGTGTGGCATGTGTTTAAGAACTCAACGGGCATTAGCTGCTATGACATTACTGACATTTTTGGAACGCTGcctatgtaccaggcactttgTGCTAGGTTCTTAATGTGTGTCATCGAACTGAACTCTCATGGCAAACCTATGAGGTAgaattatccacattttacacatgaagaaacagCTCAGAGAGAATGACTTGCCCAGTGCAGAAAGTGCTAGTCAAAAgatatgtgcattttaaaatttggatacATACTACCAAATTGCTCTTCAGACAGTTTATACCCATTTATACTCCCACAGCAGTGCAGTACAAATGCCTGCTTTCCCGCCAACGTGCTGTGTTAACAAatactaagatttttaaaaatttgcatttcttttatcatgaatgagaCTGAGTGCTCTTTGTATTTACTTTGCTCACTTCTCTACTGTGTGGTTGTTCTTTTTCATACCAGTTTCCAGGAGCTCTTTATATAGTAGGAGGATTAGCCCTTAGTTTTGCATAGACTATAGAATTTCGACTTGCCTTATGATGGTTTGGCCTTAaagaagctttttaaatttttatttcgcATAGAATTTATCGACCTTCATTTATGACTCCTGGATTTGGGATCCAAGTTAGAAaggcctccccatccccaccccatggGTTTTAAAGGAATTGCCCACATTTCCTTATGTTATTTGTTCATATATACATTTTGAGATACATACTGGCTTACTGTGTGAGATACAGGGTCAACTTTTCCAGAGTTTCCTAGTTGTTCCAACCCTGTTTTCTGAGGAATCCATCTTTTTCTCACTGGTTCTGGATGTTACATGGACCGTAATAAATTCTTACATTTTAATCTATTTCTAAACCTTCCATTCTGTTCTGTTGGCCTATTTATGGGTCAAAGTGACAGTTTATAGTTTTATGTGTTTTCATGTGTTTGGTTTAAATGCCCAATCTTTTTCTCCTCCCAGCATCTCccaattattttttcccttatgaactttgtgagttttttttaaaccccatttATATGTTTTGAGATagcattaaatttttaatataattttgaaGACTGACAGCTTCATGTTATTGGCTTCTCTGGTTCAAGAACTtgggtctttttttccatttgttcatgtcttcttctgtGTCCTTCATGTTAAAGTTTTCTTTATCTAGACCTTGTACATTTTAAGTTCATTTCTGGTGATGTTTCAagactaaaatattttcaagaaactgACATTTTTCAGGTCACTCAAAAGTTTTGGATCCTCAGATGGAAGCTCCCTATTTAGGACACATGACCTTGGGCCCCTTTCACATCTGGCTTTTTGCTGGAAATTCCTATGCAGCTGACAGTTTCCACGCAATTTTTCTGCAGTAGTTAAAGGAAAAAACATAGCTCCTTTTTTCTCCACCCTCCAACATGCTcccttctaacaaacagacccaATTCTAAGCCCTCAAGCTAGAGGCCATCTTTGAGGGATAGACATACAATGTGGTGACCCACATCCTCACTTATTGCCAATGCTATTTTGCTTCTATCACCTTTATCCTCAGATCCTGAGATGAGCTTTTGGTTACTACATCTGCTAGTTTTTGGCTTGAGTTCTGTTTCAGATTCTAAGCCTATTATCTCCTTCATACATAGATATCCATGCAAATATTACCTGTGACCTGGCCTGGTCCTTTACGAGTATGAATTGTCTCTGAGTACAGGAGCAGACTGGAGTTTGAATTGGGGCTATCATATAAGCTGGGTCTGAGGTGAATCCCCTTATCTGAGTCtattctcttttgtaaaatggacATGGCCACCCACCTCAATGCACAGTTGAGAGCTGAGTTACCTGATAGAAAAGCACCTAGGGGGTGTCATGAAGGCCAGCCACCCTAGCCTTCCAGACTTCCTAACACCCCTTCCTTATTATAAACCTTTCAGCTGGGATATTAAAACATTTCCCAACTTTATGTCTTTCTGGTTAAAGGGCTCTTCTTGTTCTGAAAGGAGGGGCAAGTGAATGACCCATTGAACTGGGTGCTACCCACAAAATGTTGTTTCCTAAGGACTATACTGACCCAGCTCACTCAGCTCCTTAAAAGTTCCCAGACCATGACAGAGACTCCTGTGAGGAGTGGTCTTGACGGAGGTCAAGTCCATGAGAGGTGATCTCCACTTTGCTTTCTGACAGCCCCAATGTCACTTGAATGAAGCAAAAAGAACTTCAAGAATCCTGGGATGTCATGCACACAAGCCTGTCAATTCTTTACCAGTATACCCTACCGGATGTGGTTCCTGTGTCCTTGCAAGTATCTTGGCAATAATGTACCCAGAACCCTCTGCATATGTAACAGCTCTTGTCTTATTCACATGCTGTCTCCCCTCAGCAAACTCGGAGCTCCTGGCTCTCTCTCTAATCTCCTTTATAGTCCAGTGCCTAGCACACGTCTTGGCAGAGTATATGCTAAACAAATGTTTAGCATTTGAAGGAACACACTATTCAGTGGTGTTCACTCAGGTCCCCTGACATAAGACTTTATGTATATGGagatacctgtgtggctcagttggttaaccgtctgccttcagctcaggtcatgatcccaggatcccgggctccctgctcagtgggggagactgcttctccctctgcctcttcccctgcttgtgctccctctctcgaataaataaataaaatcttgaagaaaaaaaaaaaaagactgtgtatATGCCCAGCCTATCTCAGAGACTTACTATGAATTATTAAACACATACAAATGAGGAGAGACGCACAACAGTTTATCTCCCTTGCTTACCCAAagaatcaaagaggaaaaaatatgtgtAAACTAAACTGTGCTCCAAACTATGAAAAATGCAAATGTTTTCATCAATAAGTAATTCTCCATAATAGCTACATTTCACTAGAGTACTGAAAAATCAGCCCAAAGTATCCAGAATGTTAGTTCTTTATGCCTTACACCAGGAGAGGGGCACTACAAGCCACAGCTCATGGCTGTCTTTAGTCTGGAATTTCTTTGCAGTGGATTATCTTGCAGAAAAGCAGATGGTTACCTTGGTAAGCGACAGAAAAGCAACAGAGAAAGGGCGAAAACATGAGGCAAACAATTTAAaaccttttcatcttttttttattttaaattacaaaggaTGTTGCATACACTGATGAATCTGTATCTGACTAGAAGTGCTGAGGGGTTGGAAGGTGACAGAAAACAAAGGCAACATTTGAATTGccttttcttctgaaaagaaaaactgcacAACTATTAACCAACATttaatagaataatttttaaacagcTCATGCGTCAACAAGATAAAATTCTTTCTAGACAAAAGACAAGACTGAATCCAATAAAAAGTTTCATAGCTCCAGTTGGGGAATGGGGAAACAAAACTACAGAATATTTATGATAGCATTACAAACAGGATCCTACGCCACTATGCAAAAGAGGTTGCCACATTGTATGAACAAATGCTCTGAATTCTTGCCCTTCCGCTCTTCTCTTGTGACTTCTTATGTGCGGTCAGCCCTAGTATCATTGTTAATCACAAATGCTAAGTTATAGGACAAATCCTAGGgaaagaaggttaaaaaaaaaaaaaaagcaggcagtGGAATACAGTGTCATAAAAATGTGGTGGAAAGGCAGATAcagtacacacatacacatttctgTTATTTGGTTCCGAAAAAAACACAGGGCGAAGGGCAAGACACAGTAATCAGTCCCGCTCCCATCCGCCCAGAATTTAATTAACTACACCATTGTGTTTACATTGTTATGAAAGAGGCAAATCTAGTTCACCCACACTTGGCACACTGAAATACCCAACTCTGATGTTCTTCACTAGTCACCAAGTCTTCAATTCCAGAATATTATTTGGAAGTAGTTTTAAGGTTCTACTCCCTCACTACTACACCCTAACCtctcttttctaaagaaaaatggcAATTTGGCATAATTCAGTTCCTAGGTGTAATTTTTACAATTTTCGGTCAGTTTACTAAGCACGAGGATTATGCTTCAACACATAATCCCACTTGCCTATGGAAGTGTAAAACTGTCAGTAGTACATTTTCATCATCTTTCCCCAACATACTTATTCCTTAAAACGAAACAACCATTCCTACAGTTGACATTCATTGTAACATCCCAATgtgtttgaaatattaaaaaaacatggaGTCATCTTCTCATAATGCCCTTATTAAGATTACAAAGATTACAAAAGAATCCACAAGTATTACGGCACTGTGTGAGACTTGTCATGATCCAAGGGAAGAACAAGACTGCAGTTCTGTGCAAAGTTGTGGAAATGGCCTCAGTTCCATGGGAAATGGTATTCCACAATAGACTTCACTAGAAGGATAATTGAAACCTTTTACTTTAACACTGAAAGCATAATTCAATGCATTCTCAAAATTCAAGTTTCAAGATTTGGAGAGATGCTAACATTCTCTTACataattaattagaaaatacttGAACAGAATTGTAGGAAGACTATAtaaagaaagggaacataagcttTTGTTAATTCCTGCTGAAGGCAACTTGAATTTGTTTCTTAGAAAGTTAACTAAATCTTAGCagctaaagtatttttaaatgtatggaaTAAAGAAAAGCACATCCATTCTTGACATTTTGGTGAATAAACTAACAGCTTTATTAATGAAGGCAAACATCAGATAATtgtatgaatattatatatataaaaagaaatccaaactaACAGCATTGTATTTCAAAAGTACTgtacttctgtttcttttaaagagaCTTGTCATctgttttataaaacaaacaaaacgggTATTCTTCTCctaaaaaattctggaaagatgAAATAGTCAATTTCAAGCTGATGGACTGAACACACCTTTCTTTAAATGCAGACTATTGCTAAGAAGCAAATCAAGTCAAGCATCAGAAAGAAGATGTCGGACAAATTCATGAAAGTCAGAAACAAGGGATGTAGTGAAATGACTGCTAg
This genomic interval from Neovison vison isolate M4711 chromosome 1, ASM_NN_V1, whole genome shotgun sequence contains the following:
- the BNIP1 gene encoding vesicle transport protein SEC20; its protein translation is MAAPQDVHVRICNQEIVKFDLEVKALIQDIRDCSGPLSALTELNTKVKEKFQQLRHRIQELEQSAKEQDKESEKQVLLQEVENHKKQMLSNQTSWRKANLTCKIAIDNLEKAQLLQGGDLFRQRKTTKESLAQTSSAITESLMGISRMMSQQVQQSEEAMQTLANSSRTILDANEEFKSMSGTIQLGRKLITKYNRRELTDKLLIFLALALFLATVLYIVKKRLFPFL